One window of Acidobacteriota bacterium genomic DNA carries:
- the dnaN gene encoding DNA polymerase III subunit beta: MKFSLLKSDLTESLQSILQVVPTKSTLPILTNILLEALDNKLKISATDLDISITTAVKCEVIKKGSAALPARILFDIIKELPESQITVESINSRIEIKIPNGSYKIAMVSADDFPKLPAVNTKKEIRISADGLVTMIRKTTFACSTDETRPALNGVLWQTKGDKMQMVATDGHRLARMAAENTKLKGISEDIVIPPKVLNLIPKFVEGGKKEIGVIFGETNIIFNLGETVLTSRLIEGPYPNFEQVIPSGSDKKLIISKDELSSAVRRVSILSNALTHQVKFGIKKSSLTLSTSNADVGGEGKESLPCDFEGEEVEIGYNATYISEILGKVDSDEVVFEFSSAVAAGVVYSPDIPKEDFLCLIMPLRLAE, from the coding sequence ATGAAGTTCTCGTTACTCAAATCGGACCTTACTGAATCGTTGCAATCTATTCTTCAGGTGGTGCCGACCAAGTCGACGCTGCCGATTCTCACGAATATTCTGCTGGAGGCTCTTGATAACAAGCTCAAGATATCTGCGACGGATCTGGACATATCAATCACCACTGCCGTCAAGTGTGAGGTGATCAAAAAGGGCTCCGCAGCCCTGCCGGCGCGCATACTGTTTGATATTATCAAAGAGCTGCCGGAGTCGCAAATAACGGTGGAGTCGATAAATTCACGTATAGAGATTAAGATACCGAACGGCTCGTACAAGATTGCGATGGTATCGGCGGACGACTTTCCCAAACTGCCGGCAGTCAATACGAAGAAAGAAATCCGAATATCGGCCGACGGCCTTGTTACAATGATCCGCAAGACTACGTTTGCGTGCTCGACGGATGAGACCCGGCCAGCGCTGAACGGCGTGCTCTGGCAAACCAAGGGTGATAAGATGCAGATGGTGGCGACCGACGGTCATCGCCTGGCCAGAATGGCGGCCGAGAACACGAAACTCAAGGGAATCAGTGAGGATATTGTTATCCCGCCGAAGGTGCTCAACCTGATACCGAAGTTCGTGGAGGGCGGTAAGAAGGAAATAGGGGTCATTTTCGGTGAGACCAACATCATCTTTAACCTAGGTGAGACGGTGCTGACGTCGCGCCTGATAGAAGGACCGTACCCGAACTTTGAGCAGGTCATCCCGAGCGGGAGTGACAAGAAGTTGATAATTTCGAAGGATGAGCTTAGCAGCGCCGTGCGGCGGGTCTCCATCCTGTCGAATGCGCTGACGCACCAGGTCAAGTTCGGCATCAAAAAGTCGTCCCTGACGCTTTCGACCAGTAACGCCGACGTGGGAGGCGAAGGCAAGGAGTCACTCCCATGCGACTTTGAAGGTGAAGAGGTCGAGATTGGCTACAACGCCACGTATATATCAGAGATCCTCGGTAAGGTAGACAGTGACGAGGTCGTTTTCGAGTTCTCCTCGGCAGTCGCGGCCGGGGTGGTATACAGCCCGGACATTCCCAAAGAGGATTTCCTCTGCCTTATCATGCCGCTGAGACTGGCCGAGTGA
- the dnaA gene encoding chromosomal replication initiator protein DnaA, producing MLEQVTNSQQWADCLNYVARRVKRQSFNTWLKLTRGEPTEDGAFKVAVPNQFVADWIDSHFRDLIVEAFAEVLGANYDLIYVITGHSPSEDQTEIEFEPARQRMTPAPSNNHNLNARYRFETLVVGDFNQFACAASKAVAEAPGMTKYNPLYIYGGTGLGKTHIIQAIGHQIIGFFPDKRVIYATSEKFTSDFITAISERSMADFTRMYRNVDVLIIDDIQFFTGKEGTQEQFFHTFNSLYHTGKQIILSSDRPPREIRGLEDRLLSRFSWGLVTDLHAPDLENRTAILYKKLQSEGTSLPDSVVTYIADQITTNIRELEGALIRILAYASLTKVPVDLEMTKKVLSDTTAMNKRQLSIGTIQRKTADHFNIDISMMTAKKKTANIALARQAAMYLCRSLTDNSLKVIGTSFGGRDHSTVIHACDLISKRMSSNAVFREKIDKLSAALLY from the coding sequence TTGCTTGAGCAGGTAACTAACTCGCAGCAATGGGCAGATTGCCTCAACTACGTTGCGCGCAGGGTGAAGCGGCAGTCATTCAACACCTGGTTGAAGCTGACCCGCGGGGAACCGACGGAGGATGGAGCCTTCAAGGTTGCCGTTCCCAACCAGTTTGTGGCCGACTGGATTGATTCGCACTTCAGGGACCTTATCGTTGAGGCTTTTGCAGAAGTGCTGGGCGCCAACTATGACCTCATCTACGTAATCACCGGCCACAGCCCATCGGAAGACCAGACCGAGATTGAGTTTGAACCGGCACGCCAGAGGATGACACCGGCACCGTCAAACAATCACAACCTCAACGCACGGTACCGTTTCGAAACTCTCGTTGTCGGCGACTTCAACCAGTTCGCCTGTGCCGCCTCCAAGGCAGTGGCCGAAGCACCGGGTATGACGAAGTACAACCCGCTGTATATCTACGGTGGTACCGGATTGGGCAAAACGCACATTATCCAGGCAATCGGTCATCAGATCATCGGATTCTTTCCCGACAAACGCGTGATCTACGCCACCTCCGAGAAGTTCACCTCGGACTTCATCACGGCCATATCGGAGCGCAGCATGGCGGACTTCACGCGCATGTACAGGAACGTGGATGTCCTTATTATTGACGACATCCAGTTCTTTACCGGTAAGGAAGGCACGCAGGAGCAGTTCTTTCACACCTTCAACAGCCTGTACCATACCGGCAAGCAGATCATCTTAAGTTCGGACCGGCCTCCGCGGGAGATCCGGGGCCTGGAAGACAGGTTGCTGTCCCGCTTCTCCTGGGGCCTCGTCACGGATTTGCACGCACCGGACCTCGAGAACCGGACGGCTATCTTGTACAAAAAGCTGCAGTCGGAGGGAACGTCCCTGCCCGACAGCGTAGTCACGTACATCGCGGACCAGATCACTACGAACATTCGTGAGTTGGAGGGAGCGTTGATTCGCATCCTTGCCTACGCCTCCCTGACAAAAGTACCGGTGGACCTGGAAATGACCAAGAAGGTACTTTCTGATACGACCGCCATGAATAAGCGGCAGCTCTCGATCGGCACTATTCAGCGCAAGACGGCCGACCACTTCAATATCGACATCTCCATGATGACGGCTAAGAAGAAGACCGCCAACATCGCCCTTGCCCGCCAGGCCGCGATGTACCTTTGCCGTTCCCTGACAGACAACTCGCTTAAGGTGATCGGCACTTCGTTCGGCGGGCGGGATCACTCGACCGTCATTCATGCCTGTGACTTGATTTCGAAGCGCATGTCAAGCAACGCCGTGTTTCGAGAGAAAATTGACAAATTGTCCGCGGCATTGTTATATTGA